One genomic window of Branchiostoma floridae strain S238N-H82 chromosome 4, Bfl_VNyyK, whole genome shotgun sequence includes the following:
- the LOC118413332 gene encoding protein O-mannose kinase-like — protein sequence MPPLSVRDVASLLLIPLLFYLFLWFWLDSDPDLQPGLFDFEDDEFLGRETNPESNPDVVDLDGVADGEFGVSNVVERVLCPKESFKLATMENCLPWLGCKEITDEVIVHHMLGQGAVKQVYKATWRGHTVVYSNLTQQAFLQDFLHGVQMLRKMQQTSHVVQLVGSCHTTLLTEYHRLGSAENIETILDSEEFSNFSNVRARFDMAMSYLEAIHFLHNSPVGTRVMCDSNDLLKTLSQFLISEDLKLVLNDLDALPEVNPEAQLFVKCGSREIKSDFVAPEQLWPFENETFDDSRMPSYDEKTDIWKIPTVVDYLLGNVNGSDVVRLHLFKVHQQCKNRDPKQRPSAKVLLEEYKRARSMLFSV from the exons ATGCCTCCTCTAAGTGTTCGGGATGTGGCCAGTCTCCTTCTGATTCCGCTGCTTTTCTACTTATTTCTGTGGTTCTGGTTAGACTCTGACCCGGACCTGCAGCCTGGACTATTCGACTTTGAAGACGATGAATTTTTGGGACGGGAAACCAACCCGGAGTCCAACCCGGATGTTGTGGACTTGGATGGGGTGGCGGATGGGGAGTTTGGAGTGAGCAATGTTGTGGAGAGGGTGTTGTGCCCAAAGGAAAGTTTTAAACTCGCCACGATGGAAAATTGTTTGCCGTGGCTTGGGTGCAAAGAAATAACTGATGAGGTCATCGTACACCACATGCTCGGACAGGGCGCCGTGAAGCAG GTTTACAAGGCTACCTGGAGAGGCCACACGGTGGTATACAGTAACCTGACTCAACAGGCTTTCCTCCAGGACTTTCTACATGGTGTTCAGATGCTGAGGAAAATGCAACAAACTTCTCATGTCGTGCAGCTAGTTGGATCGTGCCACACAACTCTCCTTACAGAATATCACAGACTTGGATCTGCAGAAAATATTGAGACCATTTTAGACAGTGAGGAGTTCAGCAACTTTAGCAATGTTAGAGCAAGATTTGACATGGCTATGAGTTATCTAGAAGCAATACATTTCCTACACAACAGTCCAGTCGGCACACGAGTCATGTGCGATTCAAATGATCTCCTTAAGACTTTATCACAGTTTCTCATCTCAGAGGATCTTAAACTTGTATTAAATGATTTGGATGCCTTACCAGAAGTAAATCCGGAAGCACAGCTTTTTGTTAAATGTGGATCAAGGGAAATTAAGTCAGATTTTGTTGCACCTGAACAGCTTTGGCCCTTTGAAAATGAGACATTTGATGACTCAAGGATGCCTTCCTATGATGAAAAAACTGACATTTGGAAAATACCAACTGTTGTTGACTATTTACTGGGAAATGTAAATGGCAGTGATGTTGTTAGATTACATTTGTTCAAAGTGCACCAACAGTGTAAAAATAGGGACCCCAAGCAACGGCCAAGTGCCAAGGTATTACTGGAGGAGTACAAGAGGGCTAGGAGTATGCTTTTTAGTGTATAA
- the LOC118413334 gene encoding glutamine amidotransferase-like class 1 domain-containing protein 3A, mitochondrial isoform X1 — translation MLAAAHLLRFVTAPLARHIHMSRPASAKVAVVLSGCGVYDGSEVHEASAVMVHLSRGGADVAIFAPDVDQMHVINHTKGEPMEEKRNVLVESARIARGKIAALSTLDVAGHDAVILPGGFGAAKNLCTFAVDGADCKVNPEVEKTIKSFHDAKKPIGLCCIAPVLAAKLIPGCSVTVGNDQEEGGRWPYAGTAGAVGKMGATHIRRDVNEVHVDTANKIVTTPAFMCETKLHEIYDGIGHMVKEVLDMV, via the exons ATGCTCGCTGCCGCTCACCTACTTCGGTTTGTAACGGCTCCTCTTGCGCGCCACATACACATGTCTCGACCAGCAAGCGCCAAAGTTGCTGTG GTCCTGTCAGGATGTGGTGTGTACGACGGCAGTGAGGTCCATGAGGCTTCTGC TGTGATGGTGCACCTGAGTAGGGGAGGTGCTGATGTGGCCATCTTCGCACCAGATGTGGACCAGATGCATGTCATCAACCACACCAAGGGAGAGCCAATGGAGGAGAAGAG AAACGTTTTGGTTGAGTCTGCCAGGATTGCCCGAGGGAAGATTGCAGCCCTGTCTACTTTAGATGTGGCAGGCCATGATGCTGTCATCCTCCCTGGAGGCTTTGGAGCTGCAAAGAACCT ATGCACCTTTGCTGTTGATGGGGCTGACTGTAAAGTTAACCCTGAAGTGGAGAAAACTATCAAGTCTTTTCATGATGCCAAGAAACCTATTGG ACTCTGCTGTATCGCCCCAGTTCTGGCAGCAAAGCTGATTCCTGGCTGTTCTGTGACTGTGGGGAATGACCAGGAGGAAGGGGGGAGATGGCCGTATGCTGGAACAGCAGGTGCTGTGGGGAAGATGGGAGCTACTCACATCAGGAGGGATGTCAAC GAGGTCCATGTGGACACAGCGAACAAGATTGTCACAACGCCGGCCTTCATGTGTGAGACAAAACTGCACGAGATTTACGATGGGATAGGACACATGGTGAAGGAAGTGCTGGACATGGTTTAA
- the LOC118413334 gene encoding glutamine amidotransferase-like class 1 domain-containing protein 3A, mitochondrial isoform X2, which produces MKDKMTGVAVLSGCGVYDGSEVHEASAVMVHLSRGGADVAIFAPDVDQMHVINHTKGEPMEEKRNVLVESARIARGKIAALSTLDVAGHDAVILPGGFGAAKNLCTFAVDGADCKVNPEVEKTIKSFHDAKKPIGLCCIAPVLAAKLIPGCSVTVGNDQEEGGRWPYAGTAGAVGKMGATHIRRDVNEVHVDTANKIVTTPAFMCETKLHEIYDGIGHMVKEVLDMV; this is translated from the exons ATGAAAGATAAGATGACAGGAGTGGCA GTCCTGTCAGGATGTGGTGTGTACGACGGCAGTGAGGTCCATGAGGCTTCTGC TGTGATGGTGCACCTGAGTAGGGGAGGTGCTGATGTGGCCATCTTCGCACCAGATGTGGACCAGATGCATGTCATCAACCACACCAAGGGAGAGCCAATGGAGGAGAAGAG AAACGTTTTGGTTGAGTCTGCCAGGATTGCCCGAGGGAAGATTGCAGCCCTGTCTACTTTAGATGTGGCAGGCCATGATGCTGTCATCCTCCCTGGAGGCTTTGGAGCTGCAAAGAACCT ATGCACCTTTGCTGTTGATGGGGCTGACTGTAAAGTTAACCCTGAAGTGGAGAAAACTATCAAGTCTTTTCATGATGCCAAGAAACCTATTGG ACTCTGCTGTATCGCCCCAGTTCTGGCAGCAAAGCTGATTCCTGGCTGTTCTGTGACTGTGGGGAATGACCAGGAGGAAGGGGGGAGATGGCCGTATGCTGGAACAGCAGGTGCTGTGGGGAAGATGGGAGCTACTCACATCAGGAGGGATGTCAAC GAGGTCCATGTGGACACAGCGAACAAGATTGTCACAACGCCGGCCTTCATGTGTGAGACAAAACTGCACGAGATTTACGATGGGATAGGACACATGGTGAAGGAAGTGCTGGACATGGTTTAA
- the LOC118413333 gene encoding ciliary-associated calcium-binding coiled-coil protein 1-like isoform X3, translating into MSRKSRASKDSRKSHSSLNEDEEAIANEKEGSLAWKVLHISQVRTLLELNVDQVHLKMADLLNLKDHAVNLQEAAVLDYYVAGFWWAKEQSFTLQQISGFITALSTLLDNIREKQMSLVDNLKELKKMLVGIGQETPEVTGGLDFFNTDQAKLLTDYITKSLFQHYKLYQYMFTLEQDEMVIGTELSIEVAPPADIPFPPPLDEGMKEAVYLEHVAPPPPPPEKEEEKEAPSGEEEKVFTDEEVEDILEGVTTDELKEVISSVVNEMLGSLSADVGAKLKEREAQYLAKISKMQKIAE; encoded by the exons ATGTCACGTAAATCTAGG GCGAGCAAAGACTCCAGAAAGAGTCACTCCAGTCTAAATGAG GATGAAGAGGCGATAGCTAACGAGAAGGAAGGTTCCCTGGCATGGAAGGTGCTGCACATTTCTCAAGTCAGGACCCTGCTGGAACTGAACGTAGACCAGGTGCATCT AAAAATGGCagacttgttgaacttgaaggacCATGCAGTAAACCTTCAGGAGGCAGCAGTGCTAGATTACTATGTCGCCGGTTTCTGGTGGGCGAAGGAACAGAGCTTCACACTACAGCAGATCTCTGGCTTCATCACAGCACTCAGTACTCTCCTGGATAACATAagag AAAAGCAGATGTCACTTGTTGACAACCTTAAGGAGCTTAAGAAAATGTTGGTTGGGATCGGACAGGAGACCCCGGAAGTGACTGGAGGCCTGGACTTCTTCAACACAGACCAGGCCAAACTACTCACAGACTACATCACAAAGAG CCTGTTCCAACACTACAAGTTGTACCAGTACATGTTTACTTTGGAACAAGATGAGATGGTGATCGGTACTGAG CTGTCCATCGAGGTGGCCCCCCCTGCAGATATACCGTTCCCACCCCCCCTGGATGAGGGGATGAAGGAGGCAGTTTACCTGGAGCATGTGGCACCCCCTCCACCACCACCAGAGAAGGAG GAGGAGAAGGAGGCCCCCTCAGGTGAGGAAGAAAAGGTGTTCACTGATGAGGAGGTGGAAGATATCTTGGAAggagtcactacagatgaactcAAGGAGGTCATCAGTTCTGTTGTGAACGAGATGCTAGGCTCACTGTCAGCTGATGTAGGAGCAAAATTAAAGGAAAGAGAAGCACAGTACTTGGCAAAAATTAGCAAGATGCAAAAAATCGCTGAGTAA
- the LOC118413333 gene encoding ciliary-associated calcium-binding coiled-coil protein 1-like isoform X2 has product MTTKGQRRLLGVLKASKDSRKSHSSLNEDEEAIANEKEGSLAWKVLHISQVRTLLELNVDQVHLKMADLLNLKDHAVNLQEAAVLDYYVAGFWWAKEQSFTLQQISGFITALSTLLDNIREKQMSLVDNLKELKKMLVGIGQETPEVTGGLDFFNTDQAKLLTDYITKSLFQHYKLYQYMFTLEQDEMVIGTELSIEVAPPADIPFPPPLDEGMKEAVYLEHVAPPPPPPEKEEEKEAPSGEEEKVFTDEEVEDILEGVTTDELKEVISSVVNEMLGSLSADVGAKLKEREAQYLAKISKMQKIAE; this is encoded by the exons ATGACAACTAAAGGGCAAAGGAGACTTCTGGGCGTATTGAAG GCGAGCAAAGACTCCAGAAAGAGTCACTCCAGTCTAAATGAG GATGAAGAGGCGATAGCTAACGAGAAGGAAGGTTCCCTGGCATGGAAGGTGCTGCACATTTCTCAAGTCAGGACCCTGCTGGAACTGAACGTAGACCAGGTGCATCT AAAAATGGCagacttgttgaacttgaaggacCATGCAGTAAACCTTCAGGAGGCAGCAGTGCTAGATTACTATGTCGCCGGTTTCTGGTGGGCGAAGGAACAGAGCTTCACACTACAGCAGATCTCTGGCTTCATCACAGCACTCAGTACTCTCCTGGATAACATAagag AAAAGCAGATGTCACTTGTTGACAACCTTAAGGAGCTTAAGAAAATGTTGGTTGGGATCGGACAGGAGACCCCGGAAGTGACTGGAGGCCTGGACTTCTTCAACACAGACCAGGCCAAACTACTCACAGACTACATCACAAAGAG CCTGTTCCAACACTACAAGTTGTACCAGTACATGTTTACTTTGGAACAAGATGAGATGGTGATCGGTACTGAG CTGTCCATCGAGGTGGCCCCCCCTGCAGATATACCGTTCCCACCCCCCCTGGATGAGGGGATGAAGGAGGCAGTTTACCTGGAGCATGTGGCACCCCCTCCACCACCACCAGAGAAGGAG GAGGAGAAGGAGGCCCCCTCAGGTGAGGAAGAAAAGGTGTTCACTGATGAGGAGGTGGAAGATATCTTGGAAggagtcactacagatgaactcAAGGAGGTCATCAGTTCTGTTGTGAACGAGATGCTAGGCTCACTGTCAGCTGATGTAGGAGCAAAATTAAAGGAAAGAGAAGCACAGTACTTGGCAAAAATTAGCAAGATGCAAAAAATCGCTGAGTAA
- the LOC118413333 gene encoding ciliary-associated calcium-binding coiled-coil protein 1-like isoform X1 gives MWCSLRNHKMATKTSGHHGGKKTKTNIAAAFLSRSKTGVTYNDVVEKLLTDEEAIANEKEGSLAWKVLHISQVRTLLELNVDQVHLKMADLLNLKDHAVNLQEAAVLDYYVAGFWWAKEQSFTLQQISGFITALSTLLDNIREKQMSLVDNLKELKKMLVGIGQETPEVTGGLDFFNTDQAKLLTDYITKSLFQHYKLYQYMFTLEQDEMVIGTELSIEVAPPADIPFPPPLDEGMKEAVYLEHVAPPPPPPEKEEEKEAPSGEEEKVFTDEEVEDILEGVTTDELKEVISSVVNEMLGSLSADVGAKLKEREAQYLAKISKMQKIAE, from the exons ATGTGGTGCAGTCTTAGAAACCACAAAATGGCGACGAAAACATCAGGGCACCACGGAGGGAAAAAGACGAAAACGAATATAGCCGCGGCGTTTCTTTCCAGGTCCAAGACAGGAGTAACTTACAACGACGTGGTCGAAAAGCTCTTAACC GATGAAGAGGCGATAGCTAACGAGAAGGAAGGTTCCCTGGCATGGAAGGTGCTGCACATTTCTCAAGTCAGGACCCTGCTGGAACTGAACGTAGACCAGGTGCATCT AAAAATGGCagacttgttgaacttgaaggacCATGCAGTAAACCTTCAGGAGGCAGCAGTGCTAGATTACTATGTCGCCGGTTTCTGGTGGGCGAAGGAACAGAGCTTCACACTACAGCAGATCTCTGGCTTCATCACAGCACTCAGTACTCTCCTGGATAACATAagag AAAAGCAGATGTCACTTGTTGACAACCTTAAGGAGCTTAAGAAAATGTTGGTTGGGATCGGACAGGAGACCCCGGAAGTGACTGGAGGCCTGGACTTCTTCAACACAGACCAGGCCAAACTACTCACAGACTACATCACAAAGAG CCTGTTCCAACACTACAAGTTGTACCAGTACATGTTTACTTTGGAACAAGATGAGATGGTGATCGGTACTGAG CTGTCCATCGAGGTGGCCCCCCCTGCAGATATACCGTTCCCACCCCCCCTGGATGAGGGGATGAAGGAGGCAGTTTACCTGGAGCATGTGGCACCCCCTCCACCACCACCAGAGAAGGAG GAGGAGAAGGAGGCCCCCTCAGGTGAGGAAGAAAAGGTGTTCACTGATGAGGAGGTGGAAGATATCTTGGAAggagtcactacagatgaactcAAGGAGGTCATCAGTTCTGTTGTGAACGAGATGCTAGGCTCACTGTCAGCTGATGTAGGAGCAAAATTAAAGGAAAGAGAAGCACAGTACTTGGCAAAAATTAGCAAGATGCAAAAAATCGCTGAGTAA